AGCAATACAAAAAGAAAAAAGCCGCCTGGAACGTCAAAATATCATGATTGAACAAAGCAGTTCTTGGAGAATCACTCGACCCTTAAGGAAAACAGGGAATATGATGAAGAAAGTATTTTCTATTAAGTAACATTTACAGCAGATGATAAACGAAAGCGTAACTTTGGGAGGATTTACTGATGGAGGAAGTCAAGGAAGTCAAAAATAAATGGCTGCCACATCTTATTGATGCGGTGCCGACAGCCGGGCAGGGGAAACGAATTAGCACGTACACAGTAGCTCTCGAAGGATGGAGAAGGGGCATTACGTTAAGGTTTTACCGGATCTATGATGAGGAATATAAAATGAAGATCAGATATGCCTTATCTCATAATGGAACAGAGCATCACTTTTCCTTATCGATGGGGGATTATAATACGGATAAGGCATTCGAAATATGTGATGATAAACAGCTAACGAGAGAATATATGGAAAGAGCCGGGGTTCCGGTACCTAAAGGAAAGAAGTTTTTGGCGGAAAGCCCCAACGAGGAAATCATCGATTATGCCAATTCGATGGGATACCCCCTTGCTCTAAAACCTGTCAGTGCAAACGGAGGCAAAGGCGTCTTTGCTAATGTTGTAGATGAAGAGGCGTTACGAAAGGCGTTGCCTTATGTCAGAGAAGAGCTTGAATACCCTGACGTCATTATCGAAGAACATGTCCCGGGAAAACGGGAATTTCGCGTCATTGTGCTTGGCGATCAAGTCTTAGGGGCTATGAACAGAATACCGGCGAATGTCGTGGGCGATGGGATTAATACCATTCAGAAGTTAATCTATATTAAAAATGAAATGCGAAAACAAAACCCCCATTTGACGAGCCGCCTGATTAAGATTGATTTGGAAGTCGAAAATTTGATTGCCGATGCCGGGTACACATTGGAATCTATCCCTAATGAGGGAGAGCGGATCTATTTGAGAGAGCAAAGTAATTTGTCTAATGGCGGGGATTCTCTGGATGTCACCCATGAATTAACCCCGGAAATGGAGCAGATTGCGATTGATGCGACCAAGGCGGTACCCGGATTGGCACAAAGTGGTGTCGATTTGCTCGTCGATCAGGAAAAAAGCAAATCCGGTACAGTCATCGAAATAAACTCCAGACCGGGAATCGGCGGCCACTTATTCCCAATGGAGGGGGAACCACGAGATTTTGCCAAAGCATTCATTGACTATTATTTTCCGAAAACAAAAGATATAGAAAGATCCAATCTTTATTTTAATTTTAATAAAGTCTTGGTTCCTCTAAAAAGTAAAGCAGCGAACACTGTCGAAGTAACTGCTCCCCCTCCCGGTAAACTATATGGAAAAAGGTACATCATAACCGGAAATGTACAAGGTGTTGGGTACAGACAGTGGATAAAACAGAGGGCTTTGCGAAGAAGGCTACACGGCTATGCAAAAAACCTGAAGGACGGCACTGTAGAAGTGGTCGTCGCAGGTGAAAAAGAAAAAACTGTTAATCATTTTAAGGATTTGTGCCTTGAGGGCCCGGAAAGAGCAGAAGTAGAACAAATAACTGAAGAAGAATGGAATAAACCCTTAAAAATGGGCTTTTACATGAAAAGTGCTCATACCAAAAAGAAAGTGAAGAACGTTCATAAAGAGTATGATCGTGTTATGAAAGAGTACACTAAGATTAAAAACAGCAAAGTTTGGCGTGCGACATATCCGGTACGCGCTACTTTGGATATACTCAAACGTATTATAAAACGATGACACTTTGGTGACACTGTTTAACAAAAGATTAAAAGTTCCAGTACAGGCTTCTCAATTATAGGAGGTGATTTTATAATGGCTTATAGTAACGGATGGTTGTCCCACCTGGCGAATGCTGTTCCGAAATCAGCATACGGGAAAAGGCTCAGTATGTACACGATTGCTCTGGAGGCATGGCGGCGAGGGATAAAAGTAAAGTTTTATAGGCTTGAAGATCCGGAAAATAAACTGCGCATTCGGTATTCTCTAAGCTATCAAGGGAGAGAACACAAATTTGAGTCGTCACGCGGAGACCTGTTAACCGAAGAGGCGTATGACATTTGTGATAACAAAGACCTCACAAAGCAATACCTCTCAAAAGCTGGGGTCCCCGTCCCGGAAGGAAAAAGATTTAAGGAAGATACTGCTGATGAGGGAATCGTGGATTATGCCAATAAACTGGGCTACCCTCTCGTTTTAAAACCGATCAGTGAAAATGGCGGCAAGGGTGTCGTGGCGAATATCCAAAAGGAAGATGAGTTAAAAGAAGCTTTGGTTCATGTTCGTCGAGAGCTAGGTTACCTGGATGTTATTGTTGAACAACAAATATTTGGGGACGACTTTAGAATTTTTGTGCTCGACGATAAAGTAATAGGGGCTGTTAAAAGAAAACCCGCTAATATCGTGGGGGACGGAGTACACACTATCCAAGATTTAATAGAGATAAAGAATAATGGCCGAAAGAAAAATCCTCACCACAGTAGCCGTTTGATAAATGTTGACAAAGAAGCGTTGAATTTGATGCGAGTCGCCGGTTACACTTTGAACAGTGTACCAAAGAGTTTAGATCAAGTATATTTACGGGAAAAAGCAAGTATTTCTGCCGGGGGAGAGTCTACGGATATCACCTGCGAATTACCAGACCAAATCAAAGAAATGGCCATTAAAGCAGCTCAAATTATCCCTGGATTGGAAGCATCTGGAGTAGATATAATCTTTGATCAGAATAATAATAGAGGATTTGTTATAGAAGTTAATACTATGCCTGCGTTAGGACCTCATTTATTCCCAGTGGAAGGTAAAGCGAGAGACATCTCAAAAGCTCTCGTTGATTATTATTTCCCTGAATCATCAGGTGTAGAGAAAACAAACCTATATTTTGATTTTGATAGTATCATGGAGTCTCTGAAGAGCAGGTCAACCGACAAAGTTGAGGCTACATTACCTCTAATAGGGAAACTATACGCAAAAAGATATGTCATAAGCGGCCATGTCCAAGGCGTTGGTTACCGAAAATGGATCCGCAAACAGGCGTTACAACGCCATTTACATGGATACACCCAAAACAAGGAAAGTGGCAATGTCGTAGTGGTTGTCGCGGGCTCAAATCAGGATGATGTTAATGCATTCAAACACATCTGTTATCAGGGTCCGGATTATGCACAGGTAGAAAACGTAAAAGATAAAGATTATGAAAAGCCAGTAAAAATAGGCTTTGAAATAAAAAAAGAATCCAAAGAAAATAAGCTAAAAAAACAATTACAAGAGGAAAAAGCAGATAAAGATAAAATGAAACAAAAAATAACGAAGCTTGAGCGTGAAAATAATATTGCAGAATATAAGCTGCAAAAAGTTCAACAGCAAAAAGAACAACTCGAACAAATGTACAGACTCCTTAAAAACAGCCGGTCATGGCGCTACACGAAACCTCTAAGAAGTATAGGGAACCTCACCAAACGATCTTAATAATACTTTCCTGAATATAGAAACTCGGTCGAGGAAAACAATATAACATTCGATAGTTAAGACCATACCCAGGATGTAATCTGTGCAACATTAAAGAGGTCTAAGACATATGAACAGAAAGTATGTGGGGGCTGTTGCGATTGACAAATAAAAAAGCGATGCCTAAAGATTTGACTGTATATCAAGACTTAGGGATAAAAACAGATTCACATCCTTTTAAAAGTTGTTTAAATGCTGGATTATTAAATGATGTGGATGAATTCTTTGTTAAAGAAGTACAGGAATATTGGAAGAGGAATTATGGTAAAAGCGTTGATCCTGTTTTAAATATCGCTTTTATGAATTTAACTGGAATAAAGGATAATAGGATAACACCTCGTCAGGTATTAAGAAAAAAGATACTTCCATTATTTAATGATTATGATATGTCGATCGGGTATAAGGACAAAAACCTCTATGATGTTATGATCAATCCCACTCGATCACCTAAAACTGTGTTGAAGAATATAAATGGAAATTACTTTGATACAAATAACAATAGTGTCGATACTGCAAGTGCCAATAAGCTATTATTAGAACACAATTCCGATTTGATCATAAAACCTAGCAGGACAAACAATGGGAAAAGAATTGTTAAACTCAAAGTTGAAGACGAAAATATCTATCTAGATGGGGAAGATGTCACTATTCATCATTTAGAGGAGATGTACGCTAAAAATTTTATTGTTCAGGAAGCCATAGAGCAACATTCTAGCATGGCCGTTCCTCATCCATCCTCTGTAAATACACTGAGACTGTACACGTTTAGATGGAAACAAGGTATAAAGTATTTACCTTCTTTTGCAAGATTTGGTGGAAATAATCATATCAATGACAATACAGGTACTGGTGGTTTATGTCTTGGTATTACCGATACAGGAAAGTTTTTAAATGTTGCAGTAGATGATGATATGCGAACGTATACCCACCATCCTACTACTGGTTATTGTTTTGCTGATCTTAACCCCATCCCTAATTTTGATGAAGTCAAGCAATTTGTCAAGGATTGCCATAAGAATATCCTTCATCTCGATGTCATTTCATGGGACATTGCCATAAGTTCTGACGGGAAACCTATTTTTATAGAAGCTAACTTTTCAGGACCTTTATGGTTAGGGCAATTTATTACTCAACAGCCTCCTTTTGGGGATTTTACAGAAGAAGTACTTCAACATGTCAGTGATAAGTTGAAAACAATTCAACCTAAATTAATGAAAAAAGATAGATTGAAGAAACAAAAAAAGGAAATGAAAGAAACACGAGGTCAAGTTGATGAATTAAAAGCGCAAAACAAAGAACTTAAAGAAATGCTAAAGAAAAAAGATAAAGAACTATAAGATCTAAAGGGTGTATAGAATAATATTAGTGTTGTAGTTATTTATTAACTTGATGACATTCCATAAATATTGCTTTGATAAATTTGAAAATCTTCTATGTGCCCGGTAAAAAGCATTCCTTTTAGGGGAAATTTTGAACTTTGAATACAAAAGGGCCCCTTAGTATAGTGTGGAGTGAACGATGAATCATCATCGTACCTCGCAAGGAAGACTCATGAAAAATGATACACAGAATGAAAAACTCACTCAAATAACCCCTGAAACGCTTATCATTACTCTCTTAGTGGCTCTACCGATAGTACACCTGGCTATGTCATATGGTAATATTCAACCCAATTTGATGTGTGGTAAAGGCTTTGCAAGGGGTACATCCCTCTGCAAAAGGTGGTAAAAAGATCGCACAAGTGCATTAGCGATGCATAAAATTCACTGAGAAATGTCAAGTGACCTCAGAATAATGAACACATTATCTTGTAGATTCTGATATAAATAAAGCTTCCTTAAATGTGTTTGTTGTGGTATTCTTGTCCATAGGAGCTCCTTATAGTGAGAGTTTTGGATGTGAACCACCGTTCCTCTCATTATAAGGTTTTTTGTGCTTTTTGGACAAAAATCCCATAATTTTTGATCGAATTTCGAGTCTTTTTGCTTGACAAGTAGTGTTTCATTTTAATGCAAAGCTAGTGGCACAAGTGGTAAGAATTGACCGCCGTATTCACCAGTCCTTTCCCCGTTTAATAGGGTACAGTTTGACAAGAAAAATAACCAAGGAAAAAATGGTTCCAGTCATCAAAACTGATGATCGGAACAACCACTGTTAGTTTTTTGGGCTAGTTATGTCCCAACATCAATTATTTTTTTAATCGACTTTCGTAGGTAGCGAAAAGGTTGAGTGTAACGCCAACTTTTGCTATGCACTATTTTTTTATATTTCTCTTTTTCGGCTTCAAGTTCATTTTTTCTCGTTATAAGCTTATTATTTTTCTTTTCAAGTGATGATTTAAGTTTCTGATTTTGTTTTTTTAGGTCAACATTTTCTTTCTGCATTTGTTTTAATTTTTGTATTTGCATTTGCTGTTTTTTTAATTTTTTTTGTTCAATTTTTTGTTCGAGTTTCTGTCTATCCTTTTTCATTAATTTCGGTTTATTGGTTCTAAGTTCATTTTTTACATATTCGAGCACTTCATCTGTCAAGTCTCCAAACATAGGCTTTTGAGCGGCAATTTGGTAAAAATTTGTTGTTCCCGCAAAATTAGCTTCTATAAAGATAGGCTTTCCGTCGTAATCTATAGCAATATCCCATGAAATTAAATTGAGATGAAAGATATTTTTATGGCAGTCTTTGACAAATCTTTTATATTCATCAAAATTAGGGATGGGTTCAAGATCAGCAAAACAATAACCAGTAGTAGGGTGGTGAGTATAGGTTTGGCCATACTGACTTACTGCTAGATTGAAAAACTCGCCTGAATCAGTAACACCAAGACGTACATCAACACCACTATGAGCACCAGCGTTATCCCTTATATCATTATTGCTTCCAAAACGAGCAAATGCCAACAAGTATCTGATCTCATTTTTCCACCTAAACGTCACCATTCTGAGCGTATTTACAGAAGCCGGGTGAGGAGCGGCCATGCTAGTATGTTGCTGTATTGCTTTCTGAACCATAAAGTTCTTTTCGTACATTTCCTCCAAATGATGGATGGTGACAGTCTTTCCATCAAGATAAATATTCTCATCCTGAACGGTGAGTTTTCTGATGCCATTACCATTATTCGATCTACTGGGTTTTATGATCAAATCTTTATGGCTATTCAGTAATATCTGTGAAGCACTTATAATATCAATACTATCGTTGTTCGAGTCAAAATAGGTTCCATCTATATTCCTTAATATGGTTTCAGCTGATCTCGGGGGATTGATCAAAATCTCATAGAGGTTTTTATCTTTATAAAATGTTGATATATCATAATCATTAAATACGGGAAGAATTTCTTTTCTCATTATTTTTCCAGGTATGACCCTAGTGTCTTTTTTCCCAGTATAATTCATATAAGCCAAATGTAGAGAAGGATCAACAGTTTTACCGTAGTTGTTTTCCCAATATTTTTGCGTTTCTGTAACAAAAGTCTCATCTATATCATTTAACAATCCAGCGTTTAACCAACGTTGAAAGTCAGCAGAATTGGTTTTTGCTCCTAATTCTTGATATACAGTTAAATCTTTACGCGCTGCTTCCATAGTTTCCAAGCATAATCAACCCCATGTAAATCATTTAAGTTTATTTTACCATCTCTAGTATCTAATATCTACTCAGTGATAATTAAAATAGCAGGGTTAATTACAATATACGAATTATGCGAACAACTTTTATATAAATTGATAACATACTCCTATGGGTGAAACCTTTTTCTTTTTTTGTGTATTGATTCATAAAAAGGTATTTTATATACTAATGTTATAGGTTTTATTTTCCTCCTCTCTTATGTTATGTGCAACTTAACTGAAGTAATTTGCTTAATAACCGATATAATGAATAGATTAATGTGGGCTCTTGGCATTTGCTATCAGACCCAAAATAATATGATTGTAAATTAGAGGTCGCTTAAATCTATAATAATTAATTAGGAGGAAAGTTAATGAATCAGCGCAAAAGAGCTATGCGACGGGGTAGTGCAAGCTTTCTAGCAACTGTATTAATAGTAGGCACCAGTCTTCCTGTATCAGCGGTAGAAGAAATAGCGGAAGGTGCCAATGAATCAGAGAATAAGGATTTAATTGATGTAGAGCCAAATGTTTTCAATGACAGTTCGGAAGAGGTCTTGATTTCTTCCGAACTGGAAGAAAACAAGGATCAAATAGGTCTATATATCCGAGATTATGAAACGGAGGAACCGCTCGGGATCATTGAAGAATTCAATGACGTTGATGGAGATTCTCATGAATACCAATGGGACTTAACGGTCGAGGGCCTAGACCGGGAAGAAACGCAGGACATTGAAGACGGCCATTATTACATAGAGATTATCGTAGCGGAAGATGATCAGGAAGCCGTCTACCAATGGGAAGAAATCTTGGTACACAGTGACAATGCGAAGATTCATTTAGATGAAGTCAATGAAGATGGCATTTATCTTGCTGAAGATAATGGCATCCAAGGACAAGTCGATTCTTCACTATCAGAATATGAAATCAGTGAAGAAGCGCCAGACGTTGAGTACAGGTTGGAACAGCAGGAAGAGATCTATCAAGAGGATGCGGTGACTCTCGACGAAGATGGAGGGTTTCAAATCAATGATGTGCTCGAAGAAGGAACGAGTACATTAATCATCGAAGTCACGGATGTTGCTGGTAATGAAACCGTTGAACAAATTGAAATTGAATTACTGGAAGAAGAAGTACGAGAAGAGCGAAGCGAAGATAAGGTCAAAGAAGAAGATCAAGCAGAAGAAAGCGAAGACAATAACCAAGAAAATAAAGAAGAAACCGATGAAGTAGACGAGCCGCGAACCATGCAAAGTATTGAGGTTAGCTATCAGGACGGAGATAATGGTGAGCATGTTTATGAGCTCAAGCAGGATTTAACCGCGTTAGGGTTTGGAAACTTTCCGTCCGATCCTTCAATGGCTTATGGAAGTGTGACGGAAGGAGTTGTTGAAGACTTTCAAGCCCACTATGATCTGGGTGTGACCGGGGTTGCGGATGAAGTAACATTAGCCAAAATCGAGAAAATTCTCTCCTCCCCGTATCAAGACGGATATAGTGGTGACTATGTGGTTGAGCTGAAAGAAGATTTAACCGCATTAGGATATGGCAGCTTCCCATCGGACCCCTCCACTGTCTATGGGAGTGTAACCGAGGGAGTTGTGAAAGATTTTCAAGAGGCACAAGGTTTGCCGGTTAGCGGTATAGCGGATGAAATAACGTTGGCAATCATAAGTGATCTTTTGGACCCACCGTACCAAGACGGGGATACCGGTGAGCATATTGTCAATCTCAAGCAGGATTTAACCGCGTTAGGTTTCGGTAACTTCCCGTCCAATCCTTCAACGGTTTACGGAAGTGTGACAGAAGGTGTCGTGGAAGACTTTCAATCTTACTATGACCTTGATGTGACAGGGAACGTAGATGAAGCGACCCTGGAACAAATGGAAGACGTCCTTGCTTCGTCGTATCAAGACGGCCATAGTGGGGACTATGTGGTTGAGCTGAAAGAAGATTTAACCGCGTTAGGGTTTGGGAACTTCCCGTCCGATCCCTCGACGGTTTATGGCAGTGTAACGGAGGGGGTCGTGGAGGACTTTCAAGAGGCACAAGGGTTGCCGGTTAGCGGTATAGCGGATGAAGAAACACTGGCGAGCATCAGCGATCTTTTCGATCCTCCGCACCAAGATGGAGATCAAGGCGAGCATATTGTTGATCTTAAGCAGGATTTAACCGCGTTAGGATTTGGCAACTTTCCATCGGACCCATCGATTTACTATGGAAGTGTAACCGAAGGCGTCGTGGAGGATTTTCAATCCTACTATGACCTTGATGTGACAGGCAACGCGGATGAAGCGACCCTGGAACAAATGGAAGACGTCTTCGCTTCGTCGTATCAAGACGGCCATAGTGGCGATTATGTGGTTGAACTCAAAGAAGATTTAACCACGTTAGG
The Salicibibacter kimchii DNA segment above includes these coding regions:
- a CDS encoding acylphosphatase is translated as MAYSNGWLSHLANAVPKSAYGKRLSMYTIALEAWRRGIKVKFYRLEDPENKLRIRYSLSYQGREHKFESSRGDLLTEEAYDICDNKDLTKQYLSKAGVPVPEGKRFKEDTADEGIVDYANKLGYPLVLKPISENGGKGVVANIQKEDELKEALVHVRRELGYLDVIVEQQIFGDDFRIFVLDDKVIGAVKRKPANIVGDGVHTIQDLIEIKNNGRKKNPHHSSRLINVDKEALNLMRVAGYTLNSVPKSLDQVYLREKASISAGGESTDITCELPDQIKEMAIKAAQIIPGLEASGVDIIFDQNNNRGFVIEVNTMPALGPHLFPVEGKARDISKALVDYYFPESSGVEKTNLYFDFDSIMESLKSRSTDKVEATLPLIGKLYAKRYVISGHVQGVGYRKWIRKQALQRHLHGYTQNKESGNVVVVVAGSNQDDVNAFKHICYQGPDYAQVENVKDKDYEKPVKIGFEIKKESKENKLKKQLQEEKADKDKMKQKITKLERENNIAEYKLQKVQQQKEQLEQMYRLLKNSRSWRYTKPLRSIGNLTKRS
- a CDS encoding sugar-transfer associated ATP-grasp domain-containing protein; translated protein: MTNKKAMPKDLTVYQDLGIKTDSHPFKSCLNAGLLNDVDEFFVKEVQEYWKRNYGKSVDPVLNIAFMNLTGIKDNRITPRQVLRKKILPLFNDYDMSIGYKDKNLYDVMINPTRSPKTVLKNINGNYFDTNNNSVDTASANKLLLEHNSDLIIKPSRTNNGKRIVKLKVEDENIYLDGEDVTIHHLEEMYAKNFIVQEAIEQHSSMAVPHPSSVNTLRLYTFRWKQGIKYLPSFARFGGNNHINDNTGTGGLCLGITDTGKFLNVAVDDDMRTYTHHPTTGYCFADLNPIPNFDEVKQFVKDCHKNILHLDVISWDIAISSDGKPIFIEANFSGPLWLGQFITQQPPFGDFTEEVLQHVSDKLKTIQPKLMKKDRLKKQKKEMKETRGQVDELKAQNKELKEMLKKKDKEL
- a CDS encoding acylphosphatase — encoded protein: MEEVKEVKNKWLPHLIDAVPTAGQGKRISTYTVALEGWRRGITLRFYRIYDEEYKMKIRYALSHNGTEHHFSLSMGDYNTDKAFEICDDKQLTREYMERAGVPVPKGKKFLAESPNEEIIDYANSMGYPLALKPVSANGGKGVFANVVDEEALRKALPYVREELEYPDVIIEEHVPGKREFRVIVLGDQVLGAMNRIPANVVGDGINTIQKLIYIKNEMRKQNPHLTSRLIKIDLEVENLIADAGYTLESIPNEGERIYLREQSNLSNGGDSLDVTHELTPEMEQIAIDATKAVPGLAQSGVDLLVDQEKSKSGTVIEINSRPGIGGHLFPMEGEPRDFAKAFIDYYFPKTKDIERSNLYFNFNKVLVPLKSKAANTVEVTAPPPGKLYGKRYIITGNVQGVGYRQWIKQRALRRRLHGYAKNLKDGTVEVVVAGEKEKTVNHFKDLCLEGPERAEVEQITEEEWNKPLKMGFYMKSAHTKKKVKNVHKEYDRVMKEYTKIKNSKVWRATYPVRATLDILKRIIKR
- a CDS encoding sugar-transfer associated ATP-grasp domain-containing protein, coding for MEAARKDLTVYQELGAKTNSADFQRWLNAGLLNDIDETFVTETQKYWENNYGKTVDPSLHLAYMNYTGKKDTRVIPGKIMRKEILPVFNDYDISTFYKDKNLYEILINPPRSAETILRNIDGTYFDSNNDSIDIISASQILLNSHKDLIIKPSRSNNGNGIRKLTVQDENIYLDGKTVTIHHLEEMYEKNFMVQKAIQQHTSMAAPHPASVNTLRMVTFRWKNEIRYLLAFARFGSNNDIRDNAGAHSGVDVRLGVTDSGEFFNLAVSQYGQTYTHHPTTGYCFADLEPIPNFDEYKRFVKDCHKNIFHLNLISWDIAIDYDGKPIFIEANFAGTTNFYQIAAQKPMFGDLTDEVLEYVKNELRTNKPKLMKKDRQKLEQKIEQKKLKKQQMQIQKLKQMQKENVDLKKQNQKLKSSLEKKNNKLITRKNELEAEKEKYKKIVHSKSWRYTQPFRYLRKSIKKIIDVGT